Proteins encoded together in one Streptomyces sp. NA04227 window:
- a CDS encoding prenyltransferase/squalene oxidase repeat-containing protein, whose amino-acid sequence MAETGASALPSRAPHAAARALWSAPAPPPEGPGSPLGRAARFIWLTGRVLEQRLFAHLFLGGPADPVDAALTAYANQDGSFGHGLDPAVRGPGSCAAHAAHALRVLEAVGRCDGRRVELICRYLTSVSEPDGALAARAGEGRQGPTGVPVPRAAGTLRLARGELGATGPVVGLLHRNDVWHAWLFRATEFCWQAVDSLASPDPYEVASAVTFLDSAADRSRARAAADRLGRLVRAQRLVVLDPARAGASSAHYFPYDFAPRPDSLARCWFTDAETEGALDFLAAQQREDGGWPDRPAGSPGELRARVCPPAASVERRPMVTIERLRTLAAYGRVLG is encoded by the coding sequence ATGGCCGAAACAGGAGCTTCCGCACTCCCTTCGCGCGCGCCGCACGCCGCCGCCCGCGCTCTCTGGTCCGCCCCCGCCCCGCCCCCCGAGGGCCCGGGGTCACCGCTCGGACGCGCCGCCAGGTTCATCTGGCTGACCGGTCGCGTACTGGAGCAGCGGCTTTTCGCGCACCTCTTCCTCGGCGGCCCCGCCGACCCGGTCGACGCCGCCCTCACCGCGTACGCCAACCAGGACGGCAGTTTCGGCCACGGCCTGGATCCAGCGGTGCGCGGCCCCGGAAGTTGCGCGGCGCACGCGGCGCACGCGCTGCGCGTACTGGAGGCCGTCGGGCGCTGCGACGGCCGCCGCGTCGAACTGATCTGCCGCTACCTGACCTCGGTCTCCGAACCCGACGGGGCGCTCGCCGCCCGCGCGGGCGAGGGGCGCCAGGGCCCGACGGGCGTGCCGGTGCCGAGGGCGGCGGGCACGCTGCGCCTCGCGCGCGGTGAGCTCGGCGCGACCGGGCCGGTGGTCGGTCTGCTGCACCGCAACGACGTCTGGCACGCCTGGCTGTTCCGGGCCACCGAGTTCTGCTGGCAGGCGGTCGACTCGCTGGCCTCGCCCGACCCGTACGAGGTGGCGTCGGCCGTGACCTTCCTGGACAGCGCTGCCGACCGCTCCCGTGCCCGGGCGGCAGCGGACCGCCTCGGGCGGCTGGTACGAGCGCAACGGCTGGTGGTGCTGGACCCGGCGCGCGCCGGAGCCTCCAGCGCGCACTACTTCCCGTACGACTTCGCGCCCCGCCCCGACTCCCTAGCCCGCTGCTGGTTCACCGACGCCGAGACGGAGGGTGCGCTGGACTTCCTCGCCGCCCAGCAACGCGAGGACGGCGGCTGGCCGGACCGTCCGGCGGGCAGCCCGGGCGAACTGCGGGCGCGCGTCTGCCCGCCCGCCGCCTCCGTCGAACGCAGGCCGATGGTCACCATCGAGCGGCTGCGCACACTCGCCGCGTACGGAAGGGTGCTGGGCTGA
- a CDS encoding DUF3046 domain-containing protein yields MRLTVFWQRMGDHFGVGYADTFARDHVMSDLGGRTVNEALDAGWEAKDVWRVVCATMGVPPESR; encoded by the coding sequence ATGCGGTTGACGGTCTTCTGGCAGCGGATGGGCGATCACTTCGGCGTGGGCTACGCCGACACCTTCGCCCGCGACCACGTCATGAGCGATCTGGGCGGGCGCACGGTGAACGAGGCGCTGGACGCGGGCTGGGAGGCCAAGGACGTCTGGCGCGTGGTGTGCGCGACGATGGGGGTGCCACCCGAGAGCCGGTGA
- a CDS encoding AzlC family ABC transporter permease: MASVTAQAPDTEVPSKTDAAVVRDALGVGVAVGLSGFAFGVTSAGSGLSLAQTCVLSLLVFTGASQFALVGALAAGGGPLTAAAGAFFLGTRNAFYGLRLSQLLALPRAVRPLAAHWVIDETTAVTLAQPNRRAARLGFVVTGLSLYVLWNLTTWAGALGAEAIGDTAAWGLDAAGPAVFLALLAPMLRGTTQRTTALLAVLLGLGLLPVLPAGVPVLVAALAAPAVLYAQGLRRGERRRARSQEPAEQAEREAAEPGGEGAETR; encoded by the coding sequence GTGGCATCGGTGACGGCACAGGCACCTGACACCGAGGTGCCGAGCAAGACCGACGCGGCGGTGGTGCGTGACGCGCTCGGCGTCGGGGTCGCGGTGGGGCTGTCCGGCTTCGCCTTCGGGGTGACCTCGGCGGGCAGTGGCCTGAGCCTCGCGCAGACCTGCGTACTCAGCCTGCTGGTGTTCACCGGCGCCTCGCAGTTCGCCCTGGTCGGAGCCCTCGCGGCGGGTGGCGGTCCGCTGACCGCGGCGGCCGGTGCCTTCTTCCTCGGCACCCGGAACGCCTTCTACGGACTGCGCCTGTCGCAACTGCTCGCGCTGCCGCGTGCCGTACGCCCCCTGGCCGCGCACTGGGTGATCGACGAGACCACGGCCGTCACGCTGGCTCAGCCGAACCGGCGCGCGGCACGGCTGGGATTCGTCGTGACCGGTCTGAGCCTGTACGTGCTGTGGAACCTGACGACCTGGGCCGGAGCCCTGGGCGCCGAGGCCATCGGCGACACCGCGGCCTGGGGCCTGGACGCCGCGGGACCCGCCGTCTTCCTCGCGCTGCTCGCGCCCATGTTGCGCGGCACGACCCAGCGGACGACGGCGCTCCTGGCCGTACTGCTCGGTCTGGGACTGCTCCCCGTCCTCCCCGCCGGGGTCCCGGTACTCGTCGCCGCCCTGGCCGCACCCGCGGTCCTGTACGCGCAGGGCCTGCGCCGGGGTGAGCGTCGACGAGCGCGCTCGCAAGAACCTGCGGAACAAGCGGAACGAGAAGCGGCGGAGCCCGGAGGAGAAGGGGCTGAGACACGTTGA
- a CDS encoding AraC family transcriptional regulator, with product MAGSREVARHWRYAPLPGVDLLQASYVRKTFVRHTHESFVIAAISQGVEVFDVYGPRAVPGRSGRGGAEVHAGPGMLALVNPDTPHTGRAHGPEGWRYGAVYPSPELVAEIAAETTRLRGTPGFTEPVLDDPAAARLVHEVLRAAEQGNALAADTKLRLAVTRLLRRNGGPLPRRAVRTAGARTAERARQLLEERMAEPSSLEALATELGTTPFALLRAFRDAYGMPPHTWLTDARVRRAKRLLDTGVPPAEAAVAVGFTDQPHLNRHFTRIVGVPPGAYRRERLGADEAHGTSGLRL from the coding sequence ATGGCAGGCTCACGGGAAGTCGCGCGGCACTGGCGGTACGCCCCGCTCCCGGGCGTCGACCTGCTCCAGGCGAGCTACGTACGCAAGACCTTCGTACGCCACACCCACGAGAGCTTCGTGATCGCGGCGATCTCGCAGGGCGTCGAGGTCTTCGACGTCTACGGGCCCCGCGCGGTCCCCGGCCGCTCCGGCCGCGGCGGGGCCGAGGTGCACGCCGGGCCCGGCATGCTCGCCCTCGTCAACCCGGACACCCCGCACACCGGCCGGGCGCACGGGCCCGAGGGCTGGCGTTACGGCGCTGTGTACCCGTCGCCGGAACTGGTCGCCGAGATCGCCGCCGAGACGACCCGGCTGCGCGGAACACCGGGCTTCACCGAGCCGGTACTGGACGATCCGGCCGCCGCGCGCCTGGTCCACGAGGTCCTGCGCGCCGCCGAGCAGGGCAACGCACTGGCCGCCGATACCAAGCTGCGGCTGGCGGTCACCCGGCTGCTGCGGCGCAACGGCGGTCCCCTGCCCCGGCGCGCGGTGCGCACGGCAGGCGCGCGGACCGCGGAACGCGCCCGTCAGCTGCTCGAGGAACGCATGGCAGAGCCCTCGTCACTCGAAGCCCTCGCGACCGAACTCGGAACCACTCCCTTCGCCCTGCTGCGCGCCTTCCGCGACGCCTACGGAATGCCGCCGCACACCTGGCTCACCGACGCCCGGGTACGCCGCGCCAAACGGCTGCTCGACACCGGCGTCCCGCCCGCGGAGGCGGCCGTCGCGGTCGGCTTCACCGACCAGCCCCATCTGAACCGCCACTTCACCCGGATCGTGGGGGTGCCGCCCGGGGCGTATCGGCGCGAGCGGCTCGGGGCGGACGAGGCGCACGGGACGTCGGGACTTCGGCTCTGA
- a CDS encoding AzlD domain-containing protein: MNIWIAIAVTAAGCYLVKLAGLLVPAGVLERPLVQRLAALMPVALLAALTAQQTFADGQTLTVDARAAGIAAAGVALLLRAPFLVVVASAIAVTAGLRALIG; the protein is encoded by the coding sequence TTGAACATCTGGATCGCCATCGCGGTGACCGCCGCGGGCTGCTACCTGGTCAAGCTGGCCGGACTTCTGGTTCCGGCCGGAGTGCTCGAACGGCCGCTGGTCCAGCGGCTGGCCGCCCTGATGCCGGTCGCGCTGCTCGCGGCGCTCACCGCGCAGCAGACCTTCGCGGACGGCCAGACCCTGACCGTGGACGCCCGGGCGGCAGGGATCGCCGCGGCCGGTGTGGCACTCCTGCTGCGCGCGCCCTTCCTCGTGGTGGTCGCCTCGGCCATCGCCGTCACGGCTGGGCTGCGCGCCCTCATCGGCTGA